A single Marinobacter sp. es.042 DNA region contains:
- a CDS encoding substrate-binding periplasmic protein yields MARLHENLKTSQARMTGMRVFATAVLMALVFPVSAQQGTETVEALTVTVGANHAPPYRIIRGGEPTGLYVDIFQEIADRLGWKVHYREAPFRRVLRMVQEGEVDVMLGPLETPDRTELMEFVAPAFPPERRLFFYLNAENRIERYADLYGRAIGILEGASYFFRFDNDDKLLKESAPRYENLMLMMQKGRVDVVIAPELVGLYTVEKLGLDVEVAPFFVPGERSYIAVAKNSPVLKYADDIRAALKLIELEGIHEDLVLKYLDRVAE; encoded by the coding sequence ATGGCCAGACTTCATGAGAATCTGAAAACCTCACAGGCAAGGATGACTGGAATGCGAGTGTTCGCCACCGCTGTTCTGATGGCGTTAGTGTTTCCTGTTTCGGCACAGCAGGGCACGGAAACCGTGGAAGCACTGACCGTAACCGTGGGGGCCAATCATGCGCCCCCCTACCGGATTATCCGGGGTGGGGAGCCAACAGGCCTCTATGTGGATATCTTCCAGGAAATTGCTGATCGGCTAGGCTGGAAAGTGCATTATCGGGAAGCGCCTTTCCGGCGGGTCTTGAGAATGGTGCAGGAGGGTGAGGTGGATGTCATGCTGGGCCCCCTGGAAACCCCCGACCGGACAGAGCTTATGGAGTTCGTGGCGCCGGCATTTCCTCCGGAACGGCGATTATTTTTTTACCTTAATGCAGAAAATCGCATTGAGCGCTACGCCGATCTGTATGGACGAGCCATTGGTATTCTGGAAGGGGCGTCGTATTTCTTCCGGTTTGATAATGATGACAAGCTTCTCAAGGAGTCTGCGCCCCGTTACGAAAACCTGATGCTGATGATGCAGAAAGGCCGGGTAGATGTCGTGATCGCCCCAGAGCTTGTCGGTTTATACACGGTCGAGAAACTGGGGCTGGATGTTGAGGTTGCACCGTTCTTTGTGCCCGGAGAGCGCTCCTACATCGCTGTTGCGAAGAACTCGCCCGTGCTGAAGTATGCCGATGACATTCGGGCGGCGCTGAAACTGATTGAACTGGAAGGCATACACGAGGATCTGGTGTTGAAGTATCTGGACCGAGTTGCTGAATGA
- a CDS encoding type 1 glutamine amidotransferase domain-containing protein, with the protein MKILMVLTSHDQMGDTGHKTGFWLEEFTAPYYVFRDAGADITIASPKGGQPPVDPNSEAEEALTETTRRFQQDAHAKESLASTKKLSDVDMNEYDAIFYPGGHGPLWDLVNDDKSIALISTAYEQDKVIGAVCHAPAVFKNVEVKPGQNIVGGREVTGFTNSEEEAVGLSGVVPFLLEDMLKENTATYTRGDDWAPHIVVDGKLITGQNPASSEGAAKAVVQALQEA; encoded by the coding sequence ATGAAGATTCTGATGGTTCTTACATCCCATGACCAGATGGGCGACACCGGCCATAAGACCGGCTTCTGGCTCGAAGAGTTCACCGCGCCTTACTACGTGTTCCGGGATGCCGGCGCAGACATCACCATTGCGTCACCGAAGGGTGGCCAGCCGCCAGTCGATCCCAACAGCGAGGCCGAGGAAGCGCTGACCGAGACCACGCGTAGGTTCCAGCAGGATGCCCATGCCAAGGAATCCCTCGCCAGCACCAAAAAGCTGAGCGACGTGGACATGAACGAATACGACGCGATTTTCTATCCAGGTGGTCACGGCCCGCTCTGGGACCTGGTTAACGACGACAAGTCCATTGCTCTAATCAGCACGGCCTACGAGCAGGACAAGGTGATCGGTGCAGTTTGCCACGCACCAGCCGTGTTCAAAAACGTGGAAGTGAAACCGGGCCAGAACATCGTTGGCGGCCGGGAAGTAACAGGCTTCACCAACAGCGAGGAAGAAGCGGTTGGCCTGAGCGGCGTGGTGCCTTTCCTGCTGGAAGACATGCTGAAGGAAAACACCGCCACCTATACCCGCGGTGACGACTGGGCACCGCACATCGTGGTGGACGGCAAGCTGATTACCGGGCAAAACCCGGCCTCTTCCGAGGGGGCAGCGAAGGCCGTTGTGCAGGCTCTTCAAGAGGCCTGA
- a CDS encoding acyl-CoA thioesterase, with amino-acid sequence MAGELPFRFRFRVRYGECDAQGVVFNARYADFVDISVNEYIRTLFGDYQHLLDQDLDIQVVSLTVNWKAPAKFDDVLEARIRAGRIGNTSFTLHLEFFRYGDGAFIADADITYVVIQPSVMGKVAIPDHIRQLLEQGAPGELISHAGE; translated from the coding sequence ATGGCTGGTGAATTGCCTTTCCGTTTTCGCTTCCGGGTTCGCTATGGCGAATGCGATGCTCAGGGGGTGGTATTCAACGCCCGATATGCGGATTTCGTTGATATTTCAGTCAACGAGTACATCCGCACGCTGTTTGGGGATTACCAGCACCTGCTGGATCAGGACCTGGATATTCAGGTAGTGAGTCTCACCGTAAACTGGAAAGCCCCGGCAAAGTTCGATGATGTGCTGGAGGCGCGCATTCGGGCGGGAAGAATCGGCAATACATCTTTCACGCTGCATCTGGAGTTTTTCCGGTACGGGGATGGCGCGTTTATCGCCGATGCGGACATCACCTATGTGGTGATTCAGCCTTCGGTGATGGGCAAGGTGGCGATACCGGATCACATTCGTCAATTGTTGGAGCAGGGCGCTCCGGGCGAGTTGATCAGTCACGCAGGGGAGTAG
- a CDS encoding MotA/TolQ/ExbB proton channel family protein has protein sequence MSNPKHTLFWMTLFLGVVVIVGALIHKPLISAFMANWVFNLLIFGVLIVGIALTYRQVFVLFPELKWIAQFRTGHAGLSVVQEPKLLKPLARQLGEDATKDRFTLSTLSLRTVLDGIHSRMDEQREITRYFISLLVFLGLLGTFWGLLGTINSVGQVITGLDMSQEDFGKVFAELQEGLLTPLEGMGTAFSSSLLGLGGSLILGFLDIQAGHAQNRFYDGLEEWLTGVTNLVDRIDDEKDLS, from the coding sequence ATGAGCAACCCCAAGCACACCCTTTTCTGGATGACGCTGTTCCTTGGCGTGGTCGTCATCGTCGGCGCCCTGATCCACAAGCCCCTGATTTCGGCCTTTATGGCCAACTGGGTCTTCAACCTGCTGATTTTCGGGGTTCTGATCGTCGGCATTGCCCTGACCTACCGGCAGGTGTTCGTACTGTTTCCGGAACTGAAGTGGATCGCCCAGTTCAGAACCGGTCACGCCGGGCTTTCCGTGGTTCAGGAACCCAAATTGCTGAAGCCGCTGGCAAGACAGCTCGGCGAGGATGCAACCAAGGACCGGTTCACGCTCTCTACCCTGTCCCTCCGCACCGTGCTCGATGGTATCCACTCCCGCATGGACGAACAGCGGGAAATCACGCGCTATTTCATCAGCCTGCTGGTCTTCCTCGGCCTGCTGGGTACTTTCTGGGGCCTGCTGGGCACCATCAACTCGGTCGGCCAGGTCATCACCGGACTGGATATGAGCCAGGAAGACTTCGGCAAAGTGTTTGCGGAGCTTCAGGAAGGCCTGCTTACGCCGCTTGAGGGCATGGGCACCGCGTTCAGCTCCTCTCTGCTGGGATTGGGCGGCTCACTGATACTGGGCTTCCTGGATATCCAGGCCGGCCATGCCCAGAACCGCTTTTATGACGGCCTCGAGGAGTGGCTGACTGGTGTGACCAACCTCGTGGACCGGATAGACGACGAGAAAGACCTGTCATGA
- a CDS encoding peptidoglycan -binding protein, which produces MIGSRRRSRSTTNVWPGYVDALSALLMLVIFMLLVYVVSQLYLSQTLSDRDTQLARLNAQLNELSELLGLEENRSEALENQLTSLQERNNSLVGQLESTREQLMRQTAMADAQSERLASMEESIDEKDDISASQQAMILRLSNQIASLREQLRQIASALELQEEMTADKEQELEQVSRRLNTLLAERVNQLQQYQSEFFARLRDILAGNENVRIVGDRFLLPSELLFASASAELGEEGRQELDKLAKLLLDVSAKIPEDVDWILRIDGHTDILPINTPRFPSNWELSTARAVAVVRYLAAQGVPERRMAAAGFGEFFPVAEGTSPEALQRNRRIELKLTDR; this is translated from the coding sequence ATGATCGGTTCCAGGCGCCGAAGCCGAAGCACCACCAACGTCTGGCCGGGATATGTGGATGCCCTTTCGGCCTTGTTGATGCTGGTCATATTCATGCTGCTGGTCTACGTGGTCAGCCAGCTCTACCTGTCCCAGACACTCTCTGACCGGGATACCCAGCTCGCCCGCCTGAATGCCCAGTTGAACGAGCTCTCGGAATTGCTCGGCCTGGAAGAAAACAGAAGCGAGGCACTGGAAAATCAGTTAACCAGCCTTCAGGAGCGGAACAACAGTCTGGTCGGTCAGCTGGAATCCACCCGTGAACAACTGATGCGGCAAACCGCCATGGCCGATGCGCAATCGGAGCGACTGGCCAGCATGGAAGAGTCGATTGACGAGAAAGACGATATATCGGCCAGCCAGCAGGCGATGATCCTGAGGCTGTCGAATCAGATAGCCTCCTTGCGAGAGCAACTCAGGCAGATTGCCTCGGCGCTGGAGCTCCAGGAAGAGATGACCGCCGACAAGGAGCAGGAACTGGAGCAGGTAAGCAGACGGCTGAACACCCTGCTGGCTGAGCGCGTCAACCAGCTCCAACAGTATCAGTCCGAATTCTTTGCCCGGCTCCGGGATATTCTGGCCGGCAACGAAAATGTCCGGATCGTCGGCGACCGTTTCTTGCTGCCGTCCGAACTGCTGTTTGCTTCCGCCTCGGCGGAACTGGGCGAGGAAGGCCGGCAGGAGCTCGACAAGCTGGCCAAACTGCTGCTGGATGTATCCGCAAAGATTCCCGAAGACGTCGACTGGATCCTGAGGATTGACGGCCACACAGACATCCTGCCCATCAATACTCCGAGATTCCCCTCGAACTGGGAGCTGTCCACCGCTCGAGCCGTGGCAGTCGTTCGCTACCTTGCAGCGCAGGGTGTACCGGAACGGCGCATGGCGGCGGCCGGATTTGGCGAGTTCTTCCCGGTGGCGGAAGGCACCTCTCCGGAGGCGTTGCAGAGAAACCGGCGGATTGAACTGAAGCTCACGGATCGCTGA
- a CDS encoding S-(hydroxymethyl)glutathione dehydrogenase/class III alcohol dehydrogenase produces MIKSRAAVAFEANKPLEIVEVDVAPPQEGEVLVRIVATGVCHTDAYTLSGADPEGLFPTILGHEGGGIVEAVGPGVKNLEVGDHVIPLYTAECGECKFCTSGKTNLCGAVRATQGKGVMPDGTSRFSYNGQPLYHYMGCSTFSEYTVLPEISLAKIPKEAPLDKVCLLGCGVTTGIGAVLNTAKVEEGATVAIFGLGGIGLAAIIGAKMAKAGRIIGVDINPGKFDIAKQLGATDVVNPNDYDKPIQEVIVEMTDGGADYTFECVGNVKLMRAALEACHKGWGESTIIGVAGAGEEISTRPFQLVTGRVWRGSAFGGVKGRTELPGYVEKAEKGEIPLDVFITHEMPLEDINKAFDLMHEGKSIRTVIHF; encoded by the coding sequence GTGATTAAATCCCGTGCAGCGGTGGCTTTTGAAGCCAACAAACCGCTAGAAATTGTCGAAGTCGATGTGGCGCCGCCCCAGGAGGGCGAGGTTCTGGTGCGCATCGTTGCCACCGGTGTTTGTCATACCGACGCCTACACCCTTTCTGGTGCTGACCCTGAAGGCCTGTTCCCGACCATTCTGGGCCACGAAGGTGGCGGAATTGTCGAGGCGGTCGGACCCGGCGTCAAAAACCTGGAAGTGGGTGACCACGTGATTCCGCTCTACACGGCCGAATGCGGCGAGTGCAAATTCTGCACCTCGGGCAAGACCAATCTCTGTGGTGCCGTTCGTGCGACCCAGGGCAAGGGCGTGATGCCCGATGGTACCTCCCGTTTCTCCTACAACGGTCAGCCACTTTATCATTACATGGGCTGCTCCACGTTTTCCGAATACACGGTTCTGCCAGAAATCTCCCTGGCCAAGATTCCCAAGGAAGCGCCCCTGGACAAGGTGTGCCTGCTCGGCTGCGGCGTCACCACTGGCATCGGCGCGGTACTGAACACTGCCAAGGTTGAGGAAGGCGCCACTGTGGCCATCTTCGGCCTGGGTGGCATCGGCCTGGCGGCGATCATCGGAGCCAAGATGGCCAAGGCGGGTCGGATTATCGGCGTTGACATCAATCCGGGCAAATTCGACATTGCCAAACAGTTGGGTGCCACAGACGTGGTCAATCCCAACGACTACGACAAGCCGATTCAGGAAGTCATTGTTGAGATGACCGACGGCGGCGCTGATTACACCTTCGAATGCGTGGGTAATGTGAAGCTGATGCGCGCGGCGCTTGAGGCCTGTCATAAAGGCTGGGGCGAATCCACCATCATCGGTGTTGCCGGTGCCGGTGAGGAGATCAGCACCCGCCCGTTCCAGCTGGTGACCGGCCGGGTCTGGCGCGGTTCAGCGTTTGGCGGTGTAAAAGGCCGTACTGAACTGCCGGGCTATGTGGAAAAGGCCGAAAAGGGTGAGATTCCGCTGGACGTGTTCATTACCCATGAAATGCCTCTGGAAGACATCAACAAGGCGTTCGACCTGATGCATGAGGGTAAGAGCATTCGGACGGTTATTCATTTCTGA
- a CDS encoding DASH family cryptochrome, with the protein MRTLYWFTRDLRLHDNASLLAASKSDMLLCLYVVDPRWFAPGPLQSKAMGGHRWRFLWQSLMALERSLRPLGQRLHIAFGEPETVIPQLAHAHSIERVVRSRLPGTQEAGQWQAIKDKLPKAVFQQFETLSLFTEGSLPMALEELPDTFSQFRKKLEKTGDRCSERLRIRTLTALPPPPGFPEDNRGDCPPIPEPVHPLQFMGGEAAGLERLREFLYGNHSIDRYKETRNALDTWDASSKFSPWLANGCLSVREVAETITEYEASETKNESTYWLWFELLWREYFYWYALKHGANLFRRDGVQRKSRHGTFYGHRFKAWCQGNTEYPIVNAAMNQLRETGYMSNRARQLVASCFINELGLDWRYGAAWFEEQLIDYDVGSNYGNWQYLAGVGADPRGLRQFNLEKQTQQYDPTGTFIDRWGGHADQPVGLHTVDAADWPL; encoded by the coding sequence TTGCGCACGCTTTACTGGTTTACGCGGGATCTTCGCCTGCACGACAACGCTTCGTTGCTGGCAGCCTCGAAGTCCGACATGCTGCTCTGCCTCTATGTGGTCGATCCGCGCTGGTTTGCGCCCGGCCCCCTGCAGAGCAAGGCCATGGGGGGGCATCGGTGGCGCTTTCTTTGGCAGAGCCTGATGGCGTTGGAGCGTAGCCTTCGACCACTGGGCCAGCGGCTCCACATCGCCTTTGGTGAGCCGGAAACGGTCATTCCGCAACTTGCGCACGCTCACAGCATTGAACGGGTTGTCCGCTCCCGGCTTCCGGGTACCCAGGAGGCCGGTCAGTGGCAAGCCATCAAGGACAAGCTGCCCAAGGCTGTTTTCCAACAATTCGAGACTCTGAGCCTGTTCACCGAGGGCTCCCTGCCGATGGCCCTCGAGGAGTTGCCGGATACCTTCTCCCAGTTCCGCAAGAAATTGGAGAAAACCGGAGATCGCTGTTCAGAGCGCTTGCGAATCCGAACCCTGACGGCCCTGCCGCCACCGCCGGGCTTCCCGGAGGACAATCGGGGCGACTGCCCGCCGATACCGGAACCGGTGCATCCGTTGCAGTTCATGGGTGGTGAAGCCGCTGGCCTGGAGCGGCTGCGGGAGTTCCTCTACGGCAACCACAGCATTGACCGCTACAAAGAAACCCGGAACGCCCTGGACACCTGGGATGCCTCCTCCAAGTTCTCACCCTGGCTGGCCAACGGCTGTCTCTCGGTCCGGGAAGTAGCGGAAACCATCACCGAATACGAAGCCAGCGAGACCAAAAACGAATCCACCTACTGGCTCTGGTTTGAGCTCCTCTGGCGGGAGTACTTCTACTGGTACGCCCTGAAACATGGTGCCAACCTGTTCCGCCGGGACGGCGTCCAGCGTAAAAGTCGGCATGGCACCTTCTACGGCCATCGTTTCAAGGCCTGGTGCCAGGGCAACACCGAATATCCCATCGTGAATGCCGCCATGAACCAGCTGCGGGAAACCGGGTACATGAGCAACCGGGCCAGACAACTGGTCGCCAGTTGCTTCATCAACGAACTCGGGTTGGACTGGCGCTACGGAGCGGCATGGTTTGAGGAGCAGTTGATCGACTATGATGTAGGGAGCAACTACGGCAACTGGCAGTACCTGGCTGGCGTAGGGGCGGACCCGAGAGGCCTGCGGCAGTTCAACCTCGAAAAACAAACGCAGCAGTACGATCCCACCGGCACCTTTATTGACCGCTGGGGCGGGCATGCGGATCAGCCCGTAGGCTTACACACAGTGGATGCGGCAGACTGGCCCCTGTAG
- a CDS encoding DUF6231 family protein: MAEITDNSNSDLARETLARIIETSSPATLLSCGSLATEISRMWQKHQDGVDVRTLDTIDPNARLHIDRVADLALITGTLEHLPHDEGALLLGQLRNYGTHQIAVLVGEAPGWAFTDFIGLGFRRHAELENDNGALTLYTYNLDTYNHKRAWNNPENWANPEMWGKAWW, translated from the coding sequence ATGGCAGAAATAACGGACAACAGCAACTCGGATTTAGCACGGGAGACACTGGCCCGCATCATCGAAACCAGCTCACCGGCAACCCTGCTGAGTTGCGGCAGCCTCGCAACCGAAATATCGCGGATGTGGCAGAAGCACCAGGATGGCGTCGATGTTCGAACTCTCGACACCATCGACCCCAATGCCAGGCTGCATATCGACCGGGTTGCAGACCTGGCACTGATAACCGGCACTCTGGAGCACCTGCCTCATGATGAAGGCGCCCTGCTGCTGGGCCAGCTAAGAAACTACGGAACACATCAGATCGCGGTGCTGGTTGGCGAAGCGCCAGGCTGGGCCTTTACGGATTTCATCGGCCTCGGCTTCCGTCGCCATGCCGAACTGGAAAATGATAACGGCGCACTCACGCTGTACACCTACAATCTGGATACTTACAACCACAAACGGGCCTGGAACAATCCAGAGAACTGGGCCAATCCGGAAATGTGGGGTAAGGCATGGTGGTAA
- a CDS encoding phytoene desaturase family protein produces MVVKSTEVNSPSSQKLKPSTIRIGTRYRANRLKGPYDAIVIGSGIGGLTTAACLAKAGKKVLVLEQHYTAGGYTHSYARNGYEWDVGVHYIGDMGSPHTLGRRLFDYITDGKLEWAPMDENYDRFFLGEKVVNLRAGKEGLRLSLLDAFPDEQEAIDQYVKLLGKVADGMQWYTLSKLAPDILSPVINKGLDVALPDCFNKTTWEVLSELTDNQELIGAITGQWGDCGVTPMQSSFMVHALIAKHYLYGGFYPVGGASEIAKTIIPVIQQPGGEVFTYADVTDILVEKGRATGVRMADGEEIRAPLVISNAGVINTFEKLLPAESAEKIGYKSKRQHIIPSMPHIGLYIGLKGTPEALGLPRTNFWIYPSADHDGNVQQFLDDPDNTEFPVVYISFPAAKDPDYQNRWPGTSTIEIVAPTTWEMFEPWQDTIWGKRGDDYEALKQKITDQLLEVMYEKLPQLRGKVDYVETSTPLSTAWFCRYGRGELYGLDHNPERFEQEWLRPKTDIPGLYLTGQDILTCGVVGAMIGGLVSTLAIQGWRGAGLAKRIFVG; encoded by the coding sequence ATGGTGGTAAAAAGCACTGAAGTGAACAGTCCGTCTTCTCAGAAACTGAAGCCCAGTACGATCAGGATCGGTACCCGTTACCGGGCCAATCGCCTGAAAGGCCCCTACGACGCCATCGTAATTGGCTCCGGCATCGGCGGCCTGACCACCGCAGCCTGCCTGGCCAAGGCGGGCAAGAAAGTCCTCGTGCTTGAGCAGCATTACACGGCCGGCGGCTACACCCACAGTTACGCTCGCAACGGCTACGAATGGGACGTAGGCGTCCATTACATCGGCGACATGGGCTCTCCCCACACCCTGGGCCGCAGGCTGTTCGATTACATCACCGACGGCAAGCTGGAATGGGCCCCCATGGACGAGAACTACGACCGTTTCTTCCTGGGCGAAAAGGTCGTGAATCTGCGCGCCGGCAAGGAAGGGCTGCGTCTCTCCCTGCTCGATGCCTTTCCCGATGAACAAGAAGCCATCGACCAGTATGTAAAGCTGCTGGGCAAGGTGGCAGACGGCATGCAGTGGTACACACTCTCCAAGCTCGCCCCCGACATATTGAGCCCGGTTATCAACAAAGGGCTGGATGTTGCCCTGCCTGACTGTTTCAACAAGACCACGTGGGAGGTGCTTAGCGAGCTCACCGACAATCAGGAACTGATCGGCGCTATCACCGGCCAATGGGGCGACTGCGGCGTCACGCCGATGCAATCCAGCTTTATGGTCCATGCGCTGATTGCCAAACATTACCTCTACGGTGGCTTTTACCCCGTCGGCGGCGCGTCGGAAATTGCCAAAACCATTATCCCTGTTATCCAGCAACCCGGCGGTGAAGTCTTTACCTACGCCGACGTCACCGACATCCTGGTGGAGAAAGGCAGGGCAACCGGCGTGCGCATGGCCGATGGCGAGGAAATCCGGGCACCCCTGGTCATCAGCAACGCCGGAGTTATCAACACTTTCGAAAAACTGCTGCCCGCCGAGTCCGCGGAGAAGATCGGCTACAAAAGTAAACGCCAGCACATCATTCCCTCCATGCCCCACATCGGCCTCTACATTGGCCTGAAGGGCACACCGGAGGCACTGGGCCTGCCGCGGACCAATTTCTGGATCTATCCCAGCGCGGACCACGATGGCAACGTGCAACAGTTTCTGGATGACCCGGACAACACCGAGTTCCCGGTGGTCTACATTTCCTTTCCGGCAGCCAAGGATCCGGATTACCAGAACCGCTGGCCAGGCACCTCTACCATCGAGATCGTCGCCCCGACGACCTGGGAGATGTTCGAGCCCTGGCAGGACACCATCTGGGGCAAGCGGGGCGACGACTATGAGGCCCTGAAGCAGAAAATCACCGACCAGTTGCTGGAAGTGATGTACGAGAAACTGCCCCAGCTGCGCGGAAAAGTGGATTACGTGGAAACCTCAACGCCGCTCTCCACCGCCTGGTTCTGCCGTTACGGCCGGGGCGAGCTCTACGGGCTGGACCACAACCCCGAGCGCTTCGAACAGGAGTGGCTGAGACCCAAGACCGACATCCCCGGGCTCTACCTTACCGGCCAGGATATCCTCACCTGCGGTGTCGTGGGCGCAATGATCGGTGGACTGGTCAGCACCCTGGCCATTCAGGGCTGGCGCGGGGCCGGTCTGGCGAAGCGTATTTTCGTGGGGTAA
- a CDS encoding tRNA-uridine aminocarboxypropyltransferase, which translates to MPRPICADCGMHPNICVCEACAPVRNRTGVTILQHPTEVGHAKGTVRILIRCLANLRLFTGEMPGDFHQAGFDSVAGSHHPALLFPGPGSEALETSDVRQFDHWIVLDGTWRKAAKILHQNPELSALPRFHFASPPASAYAIRKAPGEHRLATAEAVAYLLNVLEPELDTRPIAHAMRTLVDKQLAQIPARLHRHYQ; encoded by the coding sequence TTGCCCAGACCGATTTGCGCCGATTGCGGCATGCATCCGAATATCTGTGTTTGCGAAGCGTGTGCCCCCGTGCGAAACCGCACGGGGGTGACGATACTGCAGCACCCGACCGAGGTCGGCCATGCCAAGGGTACCGTTCGTATCCTCATCCGGTGCCTCGCAAATCTCAGGCTCTTCACAGGCGAAATGCCGGGCGATTTCCATCAGGCCGGGTTTGATTCCGTCGCCGGCAGTCATCACCCGGCCCTGCTGTTTCCGGGGCCCGGCAGTGAGGCGCTCGAAACCTCAGACGTACGCCAGTTCGATCACTGGATCGTCCTGGACGGCACCTGGCGCAAGGCCGCCAAAATCCTTCACCAGAACCCGGAACTCTCTGCGTTGCCGCGTTTCCATTTCGCCAGTCCGCCGGCCTCCGCCTACGCCATCCGAAAGGCGCCCGGAGAACACCGCCTGGCCACGGCAGAGGCCGTCGCCTATCTGCTCAATGTGCTTGAGCCAGAGCTGGATACCCGGCCAATCGCCCACGCCATGCGCACACTGGTAGACAAACAGCTGGCCCAAATCCCGGCCCGGCTGCACAGGCACTACCAATAG
- a CDS encoding TIGR03643 family protein, with protein sequence MSEQFGPAELSRIIEMAWEDRTPFEAIEALYGLREKDVIRLMRRELKPGSFRLWRKRVTGRNTKHRQLRPEGVDRGYCPTQYKHR encoded by the coding sequence ATGTCAGAGCAGTTTGGACCGGCGGAGCTCTCCCGCATCATCGAGATGGCGTGGGAGGACCGCACACCCTTCGAGGCCATAGAAGCCCTCTATGGCCTTCGCGAAAAGGATGTTATCCGCCTGATGCGTCGTGAGCTCAAGCCCGGTAGCTTCCGGCTCTGGCGAAAGCGGGTAACCGGGCGCAACACCAAACATCGCCAGTTACGACCTGAGGGTGTAGACCGCGGCTATTGTCCGACCCAGTACAAGCACCGATAA
- a CDS encoding YkvA family protein has product MALFNQKNARKQLDAEAGKVHRADLETLLDRQRSIEEKVKESGKLSRFSADIKLMFSMIRDYWYGNYRSVPWKTIAAVAGALIYVMNPLDVIPDLIFGFGLVDDAGVVALCLKLVESDIHRYAAWKEQQEELERTHQTN; this is encoded by the coding sequence ATGGCATTGTTCAACCAGAAAAACGCCCGGAAACAGCTGGACGCCGAAGCGGGCAAGGTGCATCGGGCGGATCTGGAAACGCTGCTCGACCGCCAGCGCAGTATTGAAGAGAAAGTGAAAGAAAGCGGCAAACTGTCTCGCTTCAGCGCCGACATCAAGCTGATGTTTTCGATGATCCGCGATTACTGGTACGGCAATTACCGGAGCGTTCCGTGGAAAACGATCGCAGCGGTGGCCGGCGCGCTGATCTACGTGATGAACCCCCTTGATGTGATTCCCGACCTGATTTTCGGATTCGGTCTGGTGGACGACGCGGGCGTTGTTGCGCTGTGCCTGAAGCTGGTGGAGTCCGATATTCACCGCTATGCTGCCTGGAAAGAACAGCAGGAAGAACTGGAAAGAACCCATCAGACGAATTGA
- the pomA gene encoding flagellar motor protein PomA produces the protein MDFATLIGLVGAILLIASAVILGVSPAVFINPASLLIVVGGTLLVVLAKFSFAQFFGAFKAAARAFKFKLPETQASIEELVDIANVARKEGVLGLEDREISSPFLGQGIQMLVDGQDGKTIKELLNKERLMTLDHNRSGAKVFTAMADVAPAMGMIGTLIGLVQMLSNMEDPKSIGPAMAVALLTTLYGAMIATMIATPIADKLSLRMTEEARMQSLYIDALVAIQEGTNPRIIEQMLSSYLPPKEREKVAEPEGA, from the coding sequence GTGGATTTCGCCACTCTTATCGGTCTTGTTGGCGCAATTTTGCTCATTGCCTCGGCAGTTATTCTTGGCGTCTCTCCGGCGGTGTTTATCAACCCGGCATCCCTGCTGATCGTTGTTGGCGGCACCCTGCTGGTTGTTCTCGCCAAGTTCAGCTTTGCCCAGTTTTTCGGAGCCTTTAAAGCGGCCGCTCGCGCCTTCAAATTTAAGTTGCCGGAAACCCAGGCAAGCATTGAAGAATTGGTGGATATTGCCAATGTGGCCCGGAAAGAAGGGGTTCTGGGGCTGGAAGACAGAGAGATCAGCAGCCCGTTCCTTGGCCAGGGTATCCAGATGCTGGTGGACGGGCAGGACGGCAAGACCATCAAGGAGCTCCTGAACAAGGAGCGCCTGATGACCCTCGACCACAACCGCTCCGGCGCCAAGGTCTTCACAGCCATGGCGGACGTGGCGCCGGCCATGGGCATGATCGGCACGCTGATCGGTCTGGTTCAGATGCTGTCGAACATGGAAGACCCGAAATCCATCGGCCCGGCCATGGCCGTTGCCCTGCTGACCACGCTTTATGGCGCCATGATTGCCACCATGATTGCCACCCCGATTGCCGACAAGCTCTCTCTGCGCATGACAGAGGAAGCGCGCATGCAATCGCTTTATATTGATGCCCTGGTTGCCATCCAGGAGGGTACCAACCCGCGCATCATCGAGCAGATGCTCTCCAGCTACCTGCCGCCCAAGGAACGTGAAAAAGTGGCTGAACCGGAAGGCGCGTAA